The following proteins are co-located in the Macadamia integrifolia cultivar HAES 741 chromosome 3, SCU_Mint_v3, whole genome shotgun sequence genome:
- the LOC122074722 gene encoding STS14 protein, with the protein MALKMQSCPLSLLFLLAITALMKVIAMPSTGSGTVPHYKLNASEEFLEEHNQARAAVGVPPLQWSPSLATLTSRLVRYQRNKKGCGFAVLSHRGKYGANQLWASGFVVTPRAAVQAWVKEKDYYNYTNNSCAPHHRCGVYKQVVWRKSLKVGCAQAVCEEGGHVTLTICFYSPPGNVIGQSPY; encoded by the coding sequence ATGGCCTTAAAGATGCAATCTTGCccactctctcttcttttcttgctcGCTATAACCGCATTAATGAAGGTTATAGCCATGCCCAGCACTGGCTCTGGTACTGTGCCTCATTACAAGCTGAATGCGAGTGAAGAGTTCCTGGAGGAGCACAACCAAGCAAGGGCGGCGGTTGGAGTTCCACCACTGCAGTGGAGCCCAAGCCTTGCGACACTGACGAGTAGGCTAGTGAGGTACCAAAGGAACAAGAAAGGTTGTGGATTTGCGGTGTTGAGTCACAGGGGAAAGTATGGAGCGAACCAGCTGTGGGCGAGTGGGTTCGTTGTGACACCACGTGCGGCGGTTCAGGCTTGGGTGAAGGAGAAAGACTATTATAACTATACTAACAACTCGTGCGCGCCGCATCACAGGTGTGGTGTGTATAAGCAGGTGGTTTGGAGGAAGTCTTTAAAGGTTGGATGTGCACAAGCTGTGTGTGAAGAAGGGGGCCATGTCACCCTCACTATTTGTTTCTATTCCCCTCCTGGGAATGTGATTGGACAAAGCCCATATtaa
- the LOC122074156 gene encoding uncharacterized protein LOC122074156 has product MGICVSTPAKGRGEWNHESEAMVIHVDGKLEQFKEPTKVEDLISKNPNCFLCNAESIFVDSCIPSLPDDEELQFGQIYFLLPVTKQHIPASLTDLCVLAIRAATALRKQDLQMQESSSQFYGRRALSFPARSRKGRNSSADSDINRHRRNRISGRTLSL; this is encoded by the coding sequence ATGGGTATTTGTGTATCCACTCCTGCAAAAGGGAGAGGAGAATGGAATCATGAATCGGAAGCCATGGTAATCCATGTGGATGGAAAGCTAGAACAGTTCAAGGAACCAACGAAAGTCGAGGATCTGATCTCTAAGAATCCCAATTGTTTCCTCTGCAACGCCGAATCCATCTTCGTCGATTCCTGTATTCCTTCATTGCCAGATGATGAAGAGCTTCAATTTGGGCAAATTTATTTCCTATTACCAGTCACAAAGCAACACATACCTGCTTCCCTCACCGATTTGTGTGTTCTTGCCATTAGAGCTGCCACCGCTCTTCGTAAACAAGATTTACAAATGCAGGAATCATCATCTCAATTTTACGGTAGACGTGCTTTGAGTTTTCCGGCCAGGTCTCGAAAAGGTCGAAACAGCTCGGCGGATTCCGACATTAATCGACATCGCCGGAATAGGATTTCAGGTCGAACCTTATCCTTGTAA
- the LOC122073524 gene encoding uncharacterized protein LOC122073524 encodes MGICSSCEATSVATAKLILQDGKLQEFSYPVKVSQVLQKDPMSFICNSDEMEFDDFVSAISEEEELQPGQLYFALPLSKLKHPLQAQDMAALAVKASLALTKSSDGDKCGCSRNGVGSVSFSGNRAVVKPSLEGDNQLFEERMRRRRAGASGGGRGRSFTANLGSIPE; translated from the coding sequence ATGGGTATTTGCAGTTCTTGTGAAGCCACATCAGTGGCGACGGCAAAATTGATTCTTCAAGATGGAAAACTACAGGAGTTTTCTTACCCAGTTAAAGTGTCGCAGGTGTTGCAGAAGGACCCCATGAGTTTTATATGTAACTCCGACGAGATGGAATTCGACGACTTTGTGTCGGCGATCAGCGAAGAGGAGGAGTTGCAGCCAGGGCAGCTTTATTTTGCGCTGCCGTTGAGTAAGTTGAAGCATCCTCTCCAGGCTCAGGATATGGCGGCATTGGCTGTTAAGGCCAGTTTAGCTCTTACGAAAAGTAGCGATGGAGATAAATGTGGGTGTAGTCGGAATGGGGTAGGGTCGGTGTCGTTTTCCGGCAATAGGGCGGTGGTGAAGCCGAGTTTGGAGGGTGATAATCAGTTGTTCGAGGAGAGAATGAGAAGACGAAGGGCTGGCGCCAGTGGTGGTGGCAGAGGACGTAGTTTTACGGCCAATTTGGGTTCCATTCCTGAGTAG
- the LOC122073622 gene encoding protein ACCELERATED CELL DEATH 6-like, with translation MNPKLYEAASHGNTTLLKLREIPDVDQQATRPTANTALHIAVYYGHNQFVQELCNQCPSLLTQANSDGDTPLHVVARTGNKDIASFLISRIRTDDIECGGEAENLRMRNKDNYMALHEAVVNKNLEVAKLLTEADPCCSCHDNEADQSLLYLAAQTEELEMVKLILEEPAAYGGTKGEKALYYAAARKYFDIVEELTDKKIQIIQGADEYGKTALHYAAEFGNHNMVEKLISKYPSSVYTLDKNGHSPLHIAAQEFQLKVVKELIKHCPDCTEQLSKEGESILHFAVKSEKLRMVIYVVDILGLGRLMNKADVYGNTPFHVSAKLTCSRTFFYFAFDARQDLWKLNKEQQTAFQIQDKQPRNSIFSVMSSMWVKFIGPQSWREWFKKLGKENQDDSKLMIDSYKQMAGTLGTVATLIATVTFASALQVPGGFSSGGDDSIQGMATLAGDPFFQDFLIADTIAMGLSLTAMFLILFGTYFNNKKLIIFMEAARILIFLSFLSTGMAFMEGVAALLPGGDLRNLITRGYGIAVWCPYFFAVFGFLIFVYPLVIPTAIYVYQSTPLGLRGWEWFSKFTSCICCLHK, from the exons ATGAATCCTAAGCTTTACGAGGCTGCAAGCCATGGTAATACTACCCTGTTAAAGCTACGAGAAATCCCTGATGTAGATCAGCAAGCAACGAGGCCAACAGCCAACACAGCCCTTCATATTGCTGTGTACTACGGACACAACCAGTTTGTGCAAGAGCTCTGCAACCAGTGTCCGTCGCTCCTCACACAGGCAAACTCCGACGGTGACACTCCGCTGCACGTTGTAGCGAGGACTGGAAATAAAGATATAGCTAGTTTTCTTATATCAAGAATAAGGACTGATGATATTGAATGTGGAGGTGAAGCTGAGAACCTGAGAATGAGAAACAAAGATAATTACATGGCCTTGCATGAGGCTGTTGTAAATAAGAATCTTGAAGTGGCAAAGTTGCTGACTGAGGCTGATCCTTGTTGTTCATGTCATGACAATGAGGCCGACCAGTCTCTGCTGTACTTGGCTGCTCAAACGGAAGAGCTAGAAATGGTGAAGTTGATCTTAGAAGAACCAGCAGCTTATGGTGGAACCAAAGGCGAGAAAGCCTTGTATTATGCTGCGGCCAGGAAATATTTTG ATATTGTGGAAGAACTTACAGACAAgaaaatacaaatcatccaaGGGGCAGACGAATATGGAAAAACAGCTCTCCACTATGCAGCAGAATTTGGAAACCATAATATGGTAGAGAAGTTGATATCAAAATACCCATCCAGTGTATATACATTGGATAAAAATGGTCACTCTCCACTTCATATTGCAGCACAAGAATTCCAGCTCAAAGTTGTTAAAGAGCTTATTAAACATTGCCCAGATTGCACAGAGCAGCTAAGCAAGGAAGGAGAGTCCATTCTTCATTTTGCAGTGAAGAGTGAAAAGTTAAGAATGGTGATCTATGTTGTAGATATATTGGGCCTTGGAAGATTGATGAACAAGGCAGATGTATATGGAAATACACCTTTCCATGTATCTGCCAAACTCACTTGTTCGAggacatttttttatttcgCATTCGATGCGAGGCAAGATCTATGGAAACTTAACAAGGAACAGCAAACAGCTTTTCAAATTCAAGACAAGCAGCCTCGCAACTCAATATTTTCCGTG ATGTCGAGCATGTGGGTCAAATTTATAGGACCTCAAAGTTGGAGAGAATGGTTCAAGAAGCTtggaaaagaaaaccaagatGATAGTAAACTAATGATTGATTCATACAAGCAAATGGCAGGAACTCTGGGGACAGTTGCAACACTCATTGCCACTGTTACCTTTGCATCTGCCTTACAAGTACCTGGTGGGTTCAGTAGTGGTGGAGATGACTCAATCCAAGGAATGGCTACTCTTGCAGGAGACCCATTCTTCCAAGATTTTTTGATAGCTGATACCATAGCTATGGGACTCTCCTTAACAGCTATGTTTCTCATACTCTTTGGAACGTACTTTAATAACAAAAAACTTATCATATTCATGGAAGCTGCTAGAATCTTGATCTTCTTGTCTTTCCTGTCAACTGGGATGGCTTTCATGGAAGGTGTGGCTGCATTGTTGCCTGGTGGTGACCTCAGAAATCTCATCACTCGTGGATATGGAATTGCAGTTTGGTGCCCATATTTTTTTGCGGTCTTTGGGTTTCTCATATTTGTTTACCCTTTAGTGATTCCCACTGCTATATATGTTTACCAATCAACACCCCTTGGTCTTAGAGGATGGGAGTGGTTTTCTAAATTTACTAGTTGTATTTGTTGTCTTCATAAATGA
- the LOC122073620 gene encoding pentatricopeptide repeat-containing protein At3g18110, chloroplastic — protein sequence MAFSGALALAAMPICFDKSYNTKVRCDAIQTQSSLNCSASTFSSIETAPEQNIQKFSYSRASPTVRWPHLKFTENDTASQTQSTNTPTSSMEVKDFVGVEKSSFLDSLGLGEESQTLDSSHSSDEALEVLGKPSRTRAKKMTKLALKRAKDWRQRVQFLTDGILRLQPEEFVADVLDNRSVQMTPTDYCFVVKWVGQSNWHRALEVYEWLNLRDWYSPNARMLATILAVLGKANQEALAVEIFTRAEPAMENTVQVYNAMMGVYARNGRFSKVLELLDLMRERGCEPDLVSFNTLINARAKSGSVHSGSTIELLNEVRRSGLRPDVITYNTLISACSRGSTLEEALEVYEDMKSHKCQPDIWTYNAMISVYGQCGMAMEAERLYKELGSKGFFPDVVTYNALLYAFAREGNVVKVNEICKEMVGAGFGRDEMTYNTIIHMYGKQGQHDLALQTYKDMKSLGRNPDAVTYTVLINSLGKADKITEAANIMSEMLAAGVKPTLRTFSALICGYAKAGMRVEAEETFHCMLRSGIKPDHLAYSVMLDIFLRSNDTKKAMGLYQEMVHYDFRPEDDLYQAMLNLLMKEKKEEEVERVMKDMELCGMSPEVICSLLVKGECYDHAAKMLKLVASLGHEPDSENLLSILSSYSSSGRHTEAYALLYFLREHASGSQSLLTEALIILLCKDQKLDAAMEEYWKAQETGFFNWSCTVYESLIHCCEEAGLLAECSQLYSDMKFCGVELSHKIFRSLVTIYCKLGFPETAHYLVDLAESLGFSFDDFSVYVDLIEVYGKLKLLQRAESLVEQLRLHHSMVNRKVWNALIHAYAANGCYEQARAVFNIMMRDGPSPTVDSINGLLQALIIDGRLDELYVVIQELQDMDFKISKSSILLMLDAFARAGNIFEVKKIYHGMKAAGYFPTMHLYRSIIGLFSRGKRVRDVESMVSEMGEAGFKPDLQVFNSLLKLYTAIEDFRKTAEVYQHMQASGLKPDADTYNTLILMYCRDCRPEEGLSLLHEMKKQGMDPKLDTYKSLISACGKQQLWEQADELFEWLQLKGLKLDRSFYHIMMKIYRNSGRHSKAENVLVMMKEAGLEPTIATMHLLMVSYGSAGQPMEAEKVLNNLKTSGLNLSTLPYSSVIDAYLKNRDYNLGIEKLLEMRKDGVEPDHRIWTSFIRAASLSQLTSEAMILLNSLRDAGFDLPIRLLTEKSESLVAEVDQFLEQLVPSEDNAAFNFVNALEDLLWAFERRATASWLFQLAIKRHVYRHDIFRVSEKDWGADFRKLSPGAALVGLTLWLDHMQDASLQGSPESSKSVVLISGTAEYNMVSLNKTLKAYLWEMGSPFLPCKTRTGLLVAKGHSLRMWLKDSPFCLDLELKDAPSLPESNSVQLSEGCFMRSCLVPVFKDIHERLGKVRPKKFARLALLSDAKRDKVIQADLRGRKEKLEKLKKRGGFMRPRKKMSFGKRKFIRKVMLPGHNRVRLEDQLLR from the exons ATGGCTTTCAGTGGAGCTCTGGCCCTTGCAGCAATGCCTATATGCTTTGATAAGTCATATAATACAAAGGTACGTTGTGATGCTATCCAAACCCAATCTTCGTTGAACTGCTCTGCTTCTACGTTTTCTTCAATTGAGACTGCTCCAGAACAGAATATACAAAAATTTAGTTACAGTAGAGCTTCCCCGACAGTGAGATGGCCACATTTGAAATTCACAGAGAATGACACTGCTTCTCAGACCCAATCCACCAACACTCCTACTTCTTCCATGGAAGTGAAAGATTTTGTCGGTGTTGAGAAATCCTCGTTCCTTGATTCTTTGGGCTTAGGAGAGGAAAGCCAAACCTTAGATTCTTCTCATTCTAGTGATGAAGCCCTTGAAGTGCTAGGAAAGCCTAGCAGGACTAGAGCGAAGAAAATGACTAAATTGGCATTGAAGAGGGCCAAAGATTGGAGGCAGAGAGTCCAGTTTTTGACGGATGGGATTTTGCGGTTGCAACCGGAGGAATTTGTTGCAGACGTGTTGGATAATCGGAGTGTCCAGATGACTCCTACTGATTACTGCTTTGTAGTGAAATGGGTTGGGCAGTCAAATTGGCACAGGGCTTTGGAGGTTTACGAGTGGTTGAACCTTCGGGATTGGTATTCCCCGAATGCGCGGATGCTAGCCACAATCTTGGCTGTGCTTGGGAAAGCCAATCAAGAAGCCTTGGCTGTAGAGATCTTCACCAGGGCAGAGCCTGCTATGGAGAACACTGTCCAAGTGTACAATGCCATGATGGGTGTATATGCCCGGAATGGTCGATTTTCAAAGGTCCTAGAGCTGCTTGACTTGATGCGAGAACGAGGGTGTGAGCCGGACCTTGTGAGCTTTAATACTCTGATTAATGCCAGGGCAAAATCAGGTTCAGTGCATTCAGGTTCCACTATTGAACTCCTCAATGAGGTGAGGAGATCAGGCCTGCGACCTGATGTAATCACTTACAATACTCTCATCAGCGCTTGTTCTCGTGGGTCAACTTTGGAGGAGGCATTGGAGGTTTATGAGGATATGAAGTCCCACAAATGCCAGCCTGATATCTGGACTTACAATGCTATGATCTCAGTTTATGGTCAATGTGGAATGGCAATGGAGGCTGAGCGGCTTTATAAGGAATTAGGGTCCAAAGGATTTTTTCCAGATGTAGTTACCTATAATGCTCTGCTATATGCATTTGCAAGAGAGGGGAATGTTGTCAAGGTGAACGAGATTTGCAAGGAGATGGTAGGAGCAGGGTTTGGGAGAGATGAGATGACCTATAACACCATCATCCATATGTATGGGAAGCAGGGCCAGCATGATCTGGCATTGCAGACATACAAAGATATGAAATCATTAGGACGCAACCCTGATGCAGTTACCTATACTGTTCTGATCAATTCACTTGGAAAAGCAGACAAGATAACTGAAGCTGCAAATATAATGTCAGAGATGTTGGCTGCAGGTGTGAAGCCCACTTTACGGACATTCAGTGCTTTGATTTGTGGTTATGCTAAGGCTGGTATGCGAGTTGAGGCTGAAGAGACGTTTCATTGCATGCTGAGGTCTGGGATCAAGCCAGACCATCTCGCCTATTCTGTCATGCTGGATATCTTTTTGAGATCTAATGATACGAAGAAAGCAATGGGTTTGTACCAAGAGATGGTTCATTATGATTTCAGACCAGAAGACGACCTCTACCAAGCGATGCTTAACTTGCTcatgaaggagaaaaaagaggaagaggtgGAAAGAGTCATGAAGGATATGGAACTTTGCGGTATGAGCCCAGAAGTCATTTGTTCTCTTCTTGTCAAAGGGGAATGCTATGACCATGCTGCTAAGATGTTGAAGTTGGTTGCTTCTCTAGGCCATGAACCTGACAGTGAGAACTTGTTGTCTATTCTCAGTTCATATAGTTCCTCCGGCAGGCACACAGAAGCATATGcattgctttattttttaaggGAGCATGCTTCTGGATCCCAAAGTTTATTAACTGAGGCTCTGATCATCTTGCTTTGCAAGGATCAGAAACTGGATGCTGCTATGGAAGAATATTGGAAAGCACAAGAGACTGGTTTTTTTAACTGGAGTTGCACTGTATATGAATCTCTGATTCATTGCTGTGAAGAGGCAGGATTGCTTGCTGAATGTTCTCAGTTGTATTCCGACATGAAATTCTGTGGTGTGGAACTGTCACATAAGATTTTCAGAAGTCTAGTGACCATTTATTGTAAACTGGGTTTTCCTGAAACGGCACACTATTTGGTTGATCTGGCAGAAAGTTTGGGCTTCTCCTTTGATGATTTCTCTGTGTATGTTGACTTAATTGAGGTATATGGGAAGTTGAAGTTATTGCAGAGGGCAGAGAGCTTGGTAGAGCAACTCAGACTACACCACTCCATGGTTAACCGGAAGGTTTGGAATGCTCTAATACATGCATATGCAGCCAATGGTTGCTACGAGCAAGCAAGGGCTGTATTTAATATAATGATGAGAGATGGTCCATCCCCAACTGTAGATTCCATTAATGGTCTCTTGCAAGCTTTGATTATTGATGGGAGGTTAGATGAGCTTTATGTGGTCATTCAGGAGTTGCAGGATATGGATTTTAAGATTAGCAAAAGTTCCATTCTTTTGATGCTTGATGCCTTCGCAAGAGCTGGAAACATATTCGAGGTGAAAAAGATATACCATGGAATGAAGGCTGCTGGATATTTTCCCACTATGCATCTATATAGAAGTATAATTGGGTTGTTTTCCCGAGGAAAACGAGTGAGGGATGTTGAATCCATGGTTTCCGAGATGGGGGAAGCTGGATTTAAGCCTGATCTTCAGGTTTTCAATTCTCTACTTAAATTATACACTGCAATTGAGGACTTCAGGAAGACAGCCGAGGTTTACCAGCATATGCAAGCTTCAGGACTTAAGCCAGATGCTGATACTTACAATACTTTAATTTTGATGTACTGCAGAGATTGTAGACCAGAAGAAGGATTATCTTTGTTGCATGAAATGAAGAAACAGGGTATGGATCCGAAATTGGACACTTACAAAAGTTTGATTTCGGCATGTGGTAAGCAACAACTATGGGAACAAGCCGACGAGCTATTTGAGTGGTTGCAGTTAAAAGGATTGAAATTGGATCGCtctttctaccatataatgATGAAAATTTACAGGAATTCTGGTCGCCATTCCAAAGCTGAAAATGTTCTGGTTATGATGAAAGAGGCAGGTTTGGAGCCTACTATTGCCACAATGCACTTGCTTATGGTCTCGTATGGTAGTGCAGGACAACCCATGGAGGCTGAAAAGGTGCTCAATAATTTGAAAACTTCTGGTCTAAATCTCAGTACACTACCATATAGCTCTGTTATTGATGCATATCTTAAAAATCGAGACTACAATTTGGGAATTGAGAAGCTATTGGAGATGAGGAAAGATGGTGTGGAGCCAGACCACAGGATATGGACTTCTTTTATCAGAGCAGCAAGTTTGTCGCAGCTCACAAGTGAAGCCATGATCCTCCTAAACTCACTTCGGGATGCAGGATTTGATCTTCCTATCAG GCTTCTGACAGAAAAATCTGAGTCACTTGTTGCAGAGGTAGACCAATTTCTTGAACAATTAGTACCTTCAGAGGATAATGCAGCCTTTAACTTTGTCAATGCTTTGGAGGACCTGTTGTGGGCATTTGAACGCCGGGCCACTGCTTCATGGCTGTTCCAACTTGCAATCAAGAGACATGTTTATCGCCATGATATCTTCAG GGTATCTGAGAAGGACTGGGGAGCTGATTTTAGAAAGCTATCCCCTGGTGCAGCCCTTGTTGGTCTTACTTTATGGTTGGACCATATGCAG GATGCATCCTTGCAGGGCTCGCCTGAGTCTTCAAAATCAGTTGTCTTGATATCTGGGACTGCAGAATACAATATGGTTTCTCTCAATAAGACACTGAAGGCATACCTTTGGGAGATGGGGTCCCCTTTCCTACCCTGTAAAACACGTACTGGGCTACTTGTAGCAAAAGGCCATTCCCTAAGGATGTGGTTGAAGGACTCCCCGTTTTGCTTGGACCTTGAGTTGAAGGATGCCCCATCCCTCCCTGAGTCAAATTCAGTACAACTCAGTGAAGGATGTTTCATGAGAAGCTGCCTTGTACCTGTTTTTAAGGACATACATGAGCGACTGGGGAAAGTGCGACCAAAGAAATTTGCAAGATTGGCTTTACTGTCAGATGCCAAGAGAGATAAAGTTATTCAAGCTGATTTACGGGGGAGGAAAGAAAAACTGGAAAAGCTGAAGAAAAGGGGTGGGTTTATGAGACCAAGGAAGAAAATGTCGTTTGGAAAGAGGAAATTTATCAGAAAAGTGATGCTCCCAGGCCATAATAGGGTTAGATTAGAGGACCAGTTACTGAGATAA